A window from Cyprinus carpio isolate SPL01 chromosome A11, ASM1834038v1, whole genome shotgun sequence encodes these proteins:
- the LOC109098504 gene encoding FYN-binding protein 1-like isoform X3 encodes MEENVDVKAIRAKFHAQLEMAASGGGSSIKPHTVGALPESLTNGALRNKISAVPPRSVFPLNAQSEPEMFPSGPHGVFPRPPPSHRLGAQGSPKMPPTEVSVPSKVKLTGELLQRKILQQHSDMKVSSTFKPPLPSQRSVSEVVPLRKPLPNVGPRPSKPKRPPSVNLDHFRKKAPVVLPKRNIELQSSKGPARPPYKPSQKASSFSELDIDPQEDYDDISPLPPPPPTPPRPRACLSSHVADSWTDSFSSQHEDSDQEIYEDPDRPVPAERKVLKETKKTELDKKELKEKQKWENEYRKRFKLNGPIEVIHMARVREDWQGGKNDLTVRQGENVEIIRVSNNPEGKWLARNLRGSMGYISNSCVDVDYEEVKRKIRGQTMPSYNPSAGRPINPELYDDIGSNDQLDSSFHSDDVYDDVEHDEFPPPPPEISHDPIKSKQREKEEKEFRKKFKFEGPIRVLYTMMVDPNASLKKAGSKYLEVVNGEILDVIQETNKKHFLCCNKLGKYGYVPLNYLLHEENEVYDDIDTASDIYDNDDS; translated from the exons ATG gaggAAAATGTTGACGTCAAGGCCATCCGGGCCAAATTTCATGCTCAGTTAGAAATGGCAGCTTCCGGAGGTGGATCTTCCATCAAACCTCATACGGTTGGTGCACTGCCAGAGTCTCTAACCAATGGAGCTCTCCGAAACAAGATTTCAGCAGTGCCTCCGAGATCAGTCTTTCCTCTCAACGCTCAAAGTGAACCAGAGATGTTTCCTTCGGGTCCTCATGGAGTGTTCCCAAGACCTCCTCCTTCTCATCGTTTGGGAGCCCAGGGGAGTCCTAAGATGCCCCCTACGGAGGTCAGTGTACCGAGCAAAGTCAAGCTGACAGGAGAACTTCTTCAGCGCAAGATACTTCAGCAGCACAGCGACATGAAAGTGTCTTCAACTTTTAAACCACCACTGCCGAGCCAGAGGAGCGTGTCGGAGGTAGTACCGCTAAGAAAGCCGCTTCCCAACGTCGGGCCGCGACCCTCGAAACCAAAACGTCCTCCGTCTGTAAACCTGGATCATTTCCGGAAAAAAGCCCCTGTGGTTCTACCCAAAAGAAACATAGAGCTACAAAGTTCTAAAG GACCAGCACGCCCACCATACAAACCCAGCCAGAAGGCATCATccttttcagaatt agaCATCGACCCCCAAGAGGACTATGATGACATCAGCCCACTCCCACCACCTCCTCCCACTCCTCCTAGGCCGAGAG cTTGTTTATCATCTCATGTTGCAGACTCATGGACTGACAGTTTCTCTTCTCAGCATGAG GACAGCGACCAAGAAATCTATGAAGACCCAGACAG ACCTGTTCCAGCTGAGAGGAAAGTTTTGAAAGAGACTAAAAAGACAGAGCTGGACAAGAAAGAACTGAAAGAAAAGCAGAAGTGGGAAAATGAGTATAGAAAAAGATTTAAG CTGAATGGACCTATTGAGGTGATCCACATGGCTCGTGTGAGAGAGGACTGGCAGGGTGGAAAGAATGACCTGACGGTGCGGCAGGGAGAGAATGTGGAGATCATCCGTGTGAGCAACAACCCGGAGGGGAAATGGCTGGCACGAAACCTGAGGGGCAGCA TGGGCTACATTAGTAACTCCTGTGTGGATGTGGATTATGAAGAAGTGAAGCGGAAAATTCGTGGTCAAACCATGCCCTCCTACAACCCTTCTGCGGGCCGGCCCATCAACCCAGAGTTATATGATGATATCGGCTCCAACGACCAACTGGACAG cAGTTTTCACAGTGATG ATGTGTACGATGACGTGGAGCATGACGAGTTTCCTCCTCCTCCCCCAGAGATCAG CCACGATCCAATAAAGTCCAAGCAGCgggagaaagaggagaaagagTTTCGAAAAAAGTTTAAG TTTGAAGGGCCCATCCGAGTTCTGTACACCATGATGGTGGATCCTAATGCCAGTTTGAAGAAGGCTGGGAGCAAGTACCTGGAGGTGGTCAATGGAGAGATTCTCGATGTTATACAGGAGACCAACAAGAAGCATTTTCTGTGCTGTAATAAACTGGGCAAAT ATGGATATGTACCTCTAAATTACCTTCTGCATGA ggagAATGAGGTTTATGACGACATTGATACTGCTTCag ATATATATGACAATGACGACAGCTGA
- the LOC109098504 gene encoding FYN-binding protein 1-like isoform X4: MEENVDVKAIRAKFHAQLEMAASGGGSSIKPHTVGALPESLTNGALRNKISAVPPRSVFPLNAQSEPEMFPSGPHGVFPRPPPSHRLGAQGSPKMPPTEVSVPSKVKLTGELLQRKILQQHSDMKVSSTFKPPLPSQRSVSEVVPLRKPLPNVGPRPSKPKRPPSVNLDHFRKKAPVVLPKRNIELQSSKGPARPPYKPSQKASSFSELDIDPQEDYDDISPLPPPPPTPPRPRDSWTDSFSSQHEDSDQEIYEDPDRPVPAERKVLKETKKTELDKKELKEKQKWENEYRKRFKLNGPIEVIHMARVREDWQGGKNDLTVRQGENVEIIRVSNNPEGKWLARNLRGSMGYISNSCVDVDYEEVKRKIRGQTMPSYNPSAGRPINPELYDDIGSNDQLDSSFHSDDVYDDVEHDEFPPPPPEISHDPIKSKQREKEEKEFRKKFKFEGPIRVLYTMMVDPNASLKKAGSKYLEVVNGEILDVIQETNKKHFLCCNKLGKWRMRFMTTLILLQIYMTMTTADLLGDDGYHPCKTVLT; this comes from the exons ATG gaggAAAATGTTGACGTCAAGGCCATCCGGGCCAAATTTCATGCTCAGTTAGAAATGGCAGCTTCCGGAGGTGGATCTTCCATCAAACCTCATACGGTTGGTGCACTGCCAGAGTCTCTAACCAATGGAGCTCTCCGAAACAAGATTTCAGCAGTGCCTCCGAGATCAGTCTTTCCTCTCAACGCTCAAAGTGAACCAGAGATGTTTCCTTCGGGTCCTCATGGAGTGTTCCCAAGACCTCCTCCTTCTCATCGTTTGGGAGCCCAGGGGAGTCCTAAGATGCCCCCTACGGAGGTCAGTGTACCGAGCAAAGTCAAGCTGACAGGAGAACTTCTTCAGCGCAAGATACTTCAGCAGCACAGCGACATGAAAGTGTCTTCAACTTTTAAACCACCACTGCCGAGCCAGAGGAGCGTGTCGGAGGTAGTACCGCTAAGAAAGCCGCTTCCCAACGTCGGGCCGCGACCCTCGAAACCAAAACGTCCTCCGTCTGTAAACCTGGATCATTTCCGGAAAAAAGCCCCTGTGGTTCTACCCAAAAGAAACATAGAGCTACAAAGTTCTAAAG GACCAGCACGCCCACCATACAAACCCAGCCAGAAGGCATCATccttttcagaatt agaCATCGACCCCCAAGAGGACTATGATGACATCAGCCCACTCCCACCACCTCCTCCCACTCCTCCTAGGCCGAGAG ACTCATGGACTGACAGTTTCTCTTCTCAGCATGAG GACAGCGACCAAGAAATCTATGAAGACCCAGACAG ACCTGTTCCAGCTGAGAGGAAAGTTTTGAAAGAGACTAAAAAGACAGAGCTGGACAAGAAAGAACTGAAAGAAAAGCAGAAGTGGGAAAATGAGTATAGAAAAAGATTTAAG CTGAATGGACCTATTGAGGTGATCCACATGGCTCGTGTGAGAGAGGACTGGCAGGGTGGAAAGAATGACCTGACGGTGCGGCAGGGAGAGAATGTGGAGATCATCCGTGTGAGCAACAACCCGGAGGGGAAATGGCTGGCACGAAACCTGAGGGGCAGCA TGGGCTACATTAGTAACTCCTGTGTGGATGTGGATTATGAAGAAGTGAAGCGGAAAATTCGTGGTCAAACCATGCCCTCCTACAACCCTTCTGCGGGCCGGCCCATCAACCCAGAGTTATATGATGATATCGGCTCCAACGACCAACTGGACAG cAGTTTTCACAGTGATG ATGTGTACGATGACGTGGAGCATGACGAGTTTCCTCCTCCTCCCCCAGAGATCAG CCACGATCCAATAAAGTCCAAGCAGCgggagaaagaggagaaagagTTTCGAAAAAAGTTTAAG TTTGAAGGGCCCATCCGAGTTCTGTACACCATGATGGTGGATCCTAATGCCAGTTTGAAGAAGGCTGGGAGCAAGTACCTGGAGGTGGTCAATGGAGAGATTCTCGATGTTATACAGGAGACCAACAAGAAGCATTTTCTGTGCTGTAATAAACTGGGCAAAT ggagAATGAGGTTTATGACGACATTGATACTGCTTCag ATATATATGACAATGACGACAGCTGACCTGCTTGGAGATGATGGTTATCATccatgtaaaactgttttgaCCTGA
- the pex11g gene encoding peroxisomal membrane protein 11C isoform X1, with product MRIIQIMQDSVESFINVLESYRGRDKVIRTLCYGSQLVGGVLAGKSSQSLLGKSLLLFSAQLSDCRTTLRLFDDLSMLAYSTSYGLGASEEDALVRWMSILSNVADQLYYPCEHIAWAADAELIKTKSDRWWVLSTGLWGISLILSILRSIRSIQILKRKAQMCQSAQTQNGSLCLTVREEVFSQKAVLRRQIRGEVFSILSSLADLSNAIHWMPPGFLWAGRFPPWLVGLMGTTSSLIGLLQMSSGDQGACS from the exons ATGAGAATTATACAAATCATGCAGGATTCAGTCGAGTCCTTCATAAATGTGTTAGAGTCATACAGAGGAAGAGATAAAGTG ATAAGGACGCTCTGCTATGGCTCTCAGCTGGTAGGTGGAGTTCTAGCTGGAAAGAGCTCTCAGTCTTTACTGGGGAAGAGTCTCCTGCTGTTCTCCGCTCAGTTGAGTGACTGCAGAACCACTCTCAGGCTCTTTGATGACCTGTCCATGCTGGCGTACTCCACCAGCTATGGGTTAGGAGCCTCG GAGGAGGATGCTTTGGTGCGCTGGATGTCAATTCTGAGTAATGTAGCGGATCAGTTGTATTACCCCTGCGAGCACATCGCCTGGGCGGCAGACGCAGAGCTCATCAAAACCAAATCTGACAGGTGGTGGGTGCTGAGCACAGGCCTCTGGGGTATATCGCTTATCCTCAGCATACTCAG aTCCATTAGGTCCATCCAGATTCTGAAGAGAAAAGCGCAGATGTGTCAAAG TGCCCAAACACAGAATGGCTCATTGTGTCTGACTGTCAGGGAGGAAGTGTTTTCTCAGAAAGCTGTGCTCCGGAGGCAGATCAGAGGGGAAGTGTTCAGTATCCTGAGCAGTTTGGCAGATCTCAGCAATGCTATTCACTGGATGCCCCCTGGATTTCTGTGGGCTGGACGGTTTCCTCCATGGCTGGTGGGACTGATGGGAACGACCTCCTCACTGATAGGCCTTCTACAGATGAGCTCCGGTGATCAAGGAGCATGTTCCTGA
- the LOC109098504 gene encoding FYN-binding protein 1-like isoform X2 gives MEENVDVKAIRAKFHAQLEMAASGGGSSIKPHTVGALPESLTNGALRNKISAVPPRSVFPLNAQSEPEMFPSGPHGVFPRPPPSHRLGAQGSPKMPPTEVSVPSKVKLTGELLQRKILQQHSDMKVSSTFKPPLPSQRSVSEVVPLRKPLPNVGPRPSKPKRPPSVNLDHFRKKAPVVLPKRNIELQSSKGPARPPYKPSQKASSFSELDIDPQEDYDDISPLPPPPPTPPRPRACLSSHVADSWTDSFSSQHEDSDQEIYEDPDRPVPAERKVLKETKKTELDKKELKEKQKWENEYRKRFKLNGPIEVIHMARVREDWQGGKNDLTVRQGENVEIIRVSNNPEGKWLARNLRGSMGYISNSCVDVDYEEVKRKIRGQTMPSYNPSAGRPINPELYDDIGSNDQLDSFHSDDVYDDVEHDEFPPPPPEISHDPIKSKQREKEEKEFRKKFKFEGPIRVLYTMMVDPNASLKKAGSKYLEVVNGEILDVIQETNKKHFLCCNKLGKWRMRFMTTLILLQIYMTMTTADLLGDDGYHPCKTVLT, from the exons ATG gaggAAAATGTTGACGTCAAGGCCATCCGGGCCAAATTTCATGCTCAGTTAGAAATGGCAGCTTCCGGAGGTGGATCTTCCATCAAACCTCATACGGTTGGTGCACTGCCAGAGTCTCTAACCAATGGAGCTCTCCGAAACAAGATTTCAGCAGTGCCTCCGAGATCAGTCTTTCCTCTCAACGCTCAAAGTGAACCAGAGATGTTTCCTTCGGGTCCTCATGGAGTGTTCCCAAGACCTCCTCCTTCTCATCGTTTGGGAGCCCAGGGGAGTCCTAAGATGCCCCCTACGGAGGTCAGTGTACCGAGCAAAGTCAAGCTGACAGGAGAACTTCTTCAGCGCAAGATACTTCAGCAGCACAGCGACATGAAAGTGTCTTCAACTTTTAAACCACCACTGCCGAGCCAGAGGAGCGTGTCGGAGGTAGTACCGCTAAGAAAGCCGCTTCCCAACGTCGGGCCGCGACCCTCGAAACCAAAACGTCCTCCGTCTGTAAACCTGGATCATTTCCGGAAAAAAGCCCCTGTGGTTCTACCCAAAAGAAACATAGAGCTACAAAGTTCTAAAG GACCAGCACGCCCACCATACAAACCCAGCCAGAAGGCATCATccttttcagaatt agaCATCGACCCCCAAGAGGACTATGATGACATCAGCCCACTCCCACCACCTCCTCCCACTCCTCCTAGGCCGAGAG cTTGTTTATCATCTCATGTTGCAGACTCATGGACTGACAGTTTCTCTTCTCAGCATGAG GACAGCGACCAAGAAATCTATGAAGACCCAGACAG ACCTGTTCCAGCTGAGAGGAAAGTTTTGAAAGAGACTAAAAAGACAGAGCTGGACAAGAAAGAACTGAAAGAAAAGCAGAAGTGGGAAAATGAGTATAGAAAAAGATTTAAG CTGAATGGACCTATTGAGGTGATCCACATGGCTCGTGTGAGAGAGGACTGGCAGGGTGGAAAGAATGACCTGACGGTGCGGCAGGGAGAGAATGTGGAGATCATCCGTGTGAGCAACAACCCGGAGGGGAAATGGCTGGCACGAAACCTGAGGGGCAGCA TGGGCTACATTAGTAACTCCTGTGTGGATGTGGATTATGAAGAAGTGAAGCGGAAAATTCGTGGTCAAACCATGCCCTCCTACAACCCTTCTGCGGGCCGGCCCATCAACCCAGAGTTATATGATGATATCGGCTCCAACGACCAACTGGACAG TTTTCACAGTGATG ATGTGTACGATGACGTGGAGCATGACGAGTTTCCTCCTCCTCCCCCAGAGATCAG CCACGATCCAATAAAGTCCAAGCAGCgggagaaagaggagaaagagTTTCGAAAAAAGTTTAAG TTTGAAGGGCCCATCCGAGTTCTGTACACCATGATGGTGGATCCTAATGCCAGTTTGAAGAAGGCTGGGAGCAAGTACCTGGAGGTGGTCAATGGAGAGATTCTCGATGTTATACAGGAGACCAACAAGAAGCATTTTCTGTGCTGTAATAAACTGGGCAAAT ggagAATGAGGTTTATGACGACATTGATACTGCTTCag ATATATATGACAATGACGACAGCTGACCTGCTTGGAGATGATGGTTATCATccatgtaaaactgttttgaCCTGA
- the LOC109098504 gene encoding FYN-binding protein 1-like isoform X1 — protein MEENVDVKAIRAKFHAQLEMAASGGGSSIKPHTVGALPESLTNGALRNKISAVPPRSVFPLNAQSEPEMFPSGPHGVFPRPPPSHRLGAQGSPKMPPTEVSVPSKVKLTGELLQRKILQQHSDMKVSSTFKPPLPSQRSVSEVVPLRKPLPNVGPRPSKPKRPPSVNLDHFRKKAPVVLPKRNIELQSSKGPARPPYKPSQKASSFSELDIDPQEDYDDISPLPPPPPTPPRPRACLSSHVADSWTDSFSSQHEDSDQEIYEDPDRPVPAERKVLKETKKTELDKKELKEKQKWENEYRKRFKLNGPIEVIHMARVREDWQGGKNDLTVRQGENVEIIRVSNNPEGKWLARNLRGSMGYISNSCVDVDYEEVKRKIRGQTMPSYNPSAGRPINPELYDDIGSNDQLDSSFHSDDVYDDVEHDEFPPPPPEISHDPIKSKQREKEEKEFRKKFKFEGPIRVLYTMMVDPNASLKKAGSKYLEVVNGEILDVIQETNKKHFLCCNKLGKWRMRFMTTLILLQIYMTMTTADLLGDDGYHPCKTVLT, from the exons ATG gaggAAAATGTTGACGTCAAGGCCATCCGGGCCAAATTTCATGCTCAGTTAGAAATGGCAGCTTCCGGAGGTGGATCTTCCATCAAACCTCATACGGTTGGTGCACTGCCAGAGTCTCTAACCAATGGAGCTCTCCGAAACAAGATTTCAGCAGTGCCTCCGAGATCAGTCTTTCCTCTCAACGCTCAAAGTGAACCAGAGATGTTTCCTTCGGGTCCTCATGGAGTGTTCCCAAGACCTCCTCCTTCTCATCGTTTGGGAGCCCAGGGGAGTCCTAAGATGCCCCCTACGGAGGTCAGTGTACCGAGCAAAGTCAAGCTGACAGGAGAACTTCTTCAGCGCAAGATACTTCAGCAGCACAGCGACATGAAAGTGTCTTCAACTTTTAAACCACCACTGCCGAGCCAGAGGAGCGTGTCGGAGGTAGTACCGCTAAGAAAGCCGCTTCCCAACGTCGGGCCGCGACCCTCGAAACCAAAACGTCCTCCGTCTGTAAACCTGGATCATTTCCGGAAAAAAGCCCCTGTGGTTCTACCCAAAAGAAACATAGAGCTACAAAGTTCTAAAG GACCAGCACGCCCACCATACAAACCCAGCCAGAAGGCATCATccttttcagaatt agaCATCGACCCCCAAGAGGACTATGATGACATCAGCCCACTCCCACCACCTCCTCCCACTCCTCCTAGGCCGAGAG cTTGTTTATCATCTCATGTTGCAGACTCATGGACTGACAGTTTCTCTTCTCAGCATGAG GACAGCGACCAAGAAATCTATGAAGACCCAGACAG ACCTGTTCCAGCTGAGAGGAAAGTTTTGAAAGAGACTAAAAAGACAGAGCTGGACAAGAAAGAACTGAAAGAAAAGCAGAAGTGGGAAAATGAGTATAGAAAAAGATTTAAG CTGAATGGACCTATTGAGGTGATCCACATGGCTCGTGTGAGAGAGGACTGGCAGGGTGGAAAGAATGACCTGACGGTGCGGCAGGGAGAGAATGTGGAGATCATCCGTGTGAGCAACAACCCGGAGGGGAAATGGCTGGCACGAAACCTGAGGGGCAGCA TGGGCTACATTAGTAACTCCTGTGTGGATGTGGATTATGAAGAAGTGAAGCGGAAAATTCGTGGTCAAACCATGCCCTCCTACAACCCTTCTGCGGGCCGGCCCATCAACCCAGAGTTATATGATGATATCGGCTCCAACGACCAACTGGACAG cAGTTTTCACAGTGATG ATGTGTACGATGACGTGGAGCATGACGAGTTTCCTCCTCCTCCCCCAGAGATCAG CCACGATCCAATAAAGTCCAAGCAGCgggagaaagaggagaaagagTTTCGAAAAAAGTTTAAG TTTGAAGGGCCCATCCGAGTTCTGTACACCATGATGGTGGATCCTAATGCCAGTTTGAAGAAGGCTGGGAGCAAGTACCTGGAGGTGGTCAATGGAGAGATTCTCGATGTTATACAGGAGACCAACAAGAAGCATTTTCTGTGCTGTAATAAACTGGGCAAAT ggagAATGAGGTTTATGACGACATTGATACTGCTTCag ATATATATGACAATGACGACAGCTGACCTGCTTGGAGATGATGGTTATCATccatgtaaaactgttttgaCCTGA
- the pex11g gene encoding peroxisomal membrane protein 11C isoform X2 — protein sequence MRIIQIMQDSVESFINVLESYRGRDKVIRTLCYGSQLVGGVLAGKSSQSLLGKSLLLFSAQLSDCRTTLRLFDDLSMLAYSTSYGLGASEEDALVRWMSILSNVADQLYYPCEHIAWAADAELIKTKSDRWWVLSTGLWGISLILSILRSIRSIQILKRKAQMCQRSASAESREEVFSQKAVLRRQIRGEVFSILSSLADLSNAIHWMPPGFLWAGRFPPWLVGLMGTTSSLIGLLQMSSGDQGACS from the exons ATGAGAATTATACAAATCATGCAGGATTCAGTCGAGTCCTTCATAAATGTGTTAGAGTCATACAGAGGAAGAGATAAAGTG ATAAGGACGCTCTGCTATGGCTCTCAGCTGGTAGGTGGAGTTCTAGCTGGAAAGAGCTCTCAGTCTTTACTGGGGAAGAGTCTCCTGCTGTTCTCCGCTCAGTTGAGTGACTGCAGAACCACTCTCAGGCTCTTTGATGACCTGTCCATGCTGGCGTACTCCACCAGCTATGGGTTAGGAGCCTCG GAGGAGGATGCTTTGGTGCGCTGGATGTCAATTCTGAGTAATGTAGCGGATCAGTTGTATTACCCCTGCGAGCACATCGCCTGGGCGGCAGACGCAGAGCTCATCAAAACCAAATCTGACAGGTGGTGGGTGCTGAGCACAGGCCTCTGGGGTATATCGCTTATCCTCAGCATACTCAG aTCCATTAGGTCCATCCAGATTCTGAAGAGAAAAGCGCAGATGTGTCAAAGGTCAGCTTCAGCTGAGAGCAG GGAGGAAGTGTTTTCTCAGAAAGCTGTGCTCCGGAGGCAGATCAGAGGGGAAGTGTTCAGTATCCTGAGCAGTTTGGCAGATCTCAGCAATGCTATTCACTGGATGCCCCCTGGATTTCTGTGGGCTGGACGGTTTCCTCCATGGCTGGTGGGACTGATGGGAACGACCTCCTCACTGATAGGCCTTCTACAGATGAGCTCCGGTGATCAAGGAGCATGTTCCTGA